The Terriglobia bacterium DNA segment GCCCTCCCGGACCGCACGGGACGTCCTACGCTTCTGCGGCCTTTCTCTCCCGGCCGGTGAGGAACCAGAGCCACCCGCCGAGCCTCTCCTGCAGGGTGTCCATGTAGGTGTAGATCACGGGCGTCACGAAGAGCGTCAGCGACTGCGAGACCAGGAGGCCG contains these protein-coding regions:
- a CDS encoding efflux RND transporter permease subunit — protein: PIMMTTMAALFGTLPIALGFGAGAEARRPLGLAVVGGLLVSQSLTLFVTPVIYTYMDTLQERLGGWLWFLTGRERKAAEA